From Salvelinus sp. IW2-2015 unplaced genomic scaffold, ASM291031v2 Un_scaffold8254, whole genome shotgun sequence, one genomic window encodes:
- the LOC112079503 gene encoding protein saal1-like, translating to MENHSVDDDNSSIRSSSPANSPVMDRNPSPPPDREGEQDGEKVDAIGETVYSKHWLFSTLTRLIQIVSEREHRRL from the exons ATGG AGAACCACAGCGTGGATGACGACAACTCCAGCATCCGGTCATCCTCCCCGGCGAACTCTCCTGTCATGGACCGTAACCCCTCACCACCCCcggacagagagggggagcaggacgGGGAAAAGGTGGATGCTATAGGGGAGACAGTTTATAGCAAACACTGGCTGTTCAGCACGTTGACCCGTCTGATTCAG ATTGTGTCGGAACGAGAACACAGGAGACTCTGA